DNA from Halobaculum sp. XH14:
CGCGTTCGAGGACCGCCGCGAGCGACACGGCCCCGGCGCCCTCGACGAGCGTCTTCGAACGTTCGAGCAGCTTCGTCACCGCGACGGCGATCTCCTCGTCGCTCACGGTGACGACCTCGTCGACGTGCTCCCGGATGACGGGGAACGTCTTCTCGCCCGTGGCCCGCACGGCGATGCCGTCCGCGATGGTGTCGACGCTCGCGAGCTCCTGGCGGCTCCCCTTCCGCAGGGAGTCGGCCGTGGCTGAGGCACCCTCGGCCTGCACGCCGACGACCCGCACGTCGTCGAGCGTCCCCTTCACCGCCGTGGCGACCCCCGAGACGAGTCCGCCGCCGCCGATTGGCACGACGACGGTGTCGGCCTCGGGGCACTGCTCTGCGATCTCCAGGCCGATGGTCCCCTGCCCGGCCATCACCAGCTCGTCGTCGAACGCGTGGACGTACGTGCGGTCCTCGGCGGCCTCGATCTCGTGGGCGCGGGCGGCCGCCTCGCTGTAGTCGACGCCGTGGAGCACCACGTCGCTGCCGTAGCGACGCGTCGCCGACACCTTCGAGATGGGCGCGTACTTCGGCATGACGATGGTCGAGGGGACGCCCGCACGGGTCGCCGCGAGCGCGACGCCCTGGGCGTGGTTCCCGGCGGAGGCGGTGACGACGCCCCGCTCGCGCTCTTCCGCCGAGAGGGTGCCGATGCGGTTCCGAGCGCCGCGGATCTTGAACGACCCGGTGCGCTGGAACGTCTCCAGCTTGAGGTGGACGGTCGCACCGGTGGCAGCGGAGAAGGTGTGAGAGTACTCCAGCGGCGTGGTACGGGCGACCTCGTTCACCCGGTCGCGGGCCGCGAGCACGTCCGCTAGCGAGAGCATACCGTGGTTCGGACGCGTCGCTGGTTAGTCGTTACGTCCGAAGGGGAGGGGGAATGCACGCGTGTGACGTGCAGTTGCTGGAAAGCCCCCCAGGTATAAAAATGTGCGTCACGCGAAGCGGAAGTAAAATCGCAAGAGGGCGTCGGTTAAATCCGCTCGTATGACGCCCGCACGCCGCCCGTCGCTCGCTTCAATCCACCGACGGGCGTGTGACCCGAATCGGGCGGTCCGCGACGGCGGCTCGCACCCGTTCCGGAAACGGGCCCGTACCGGGCCAGGAGGCCGCCGCGTCGAGCCGGTCGGGGTCGCCGACGTAGACGGCGGCCTCGCGGTCGCCGCCGGCGGGTGCACCGTCCGCCGGGCCGTCCACGCTCGCTCCGTCCGCCACCAGCGGGACCGACACGCGGACGTACAGGCCGTCCTCGACCCGTTCGTACGCGTCGAGGGCGTCGACCTCGTCCGTCCTGAGCAGCCGGCCCGCCACCGCCGGGCCGTCCATCCGTCCGGTGGCCCCGCCGTCACGGCCGCCGGCGGAATCGGCGCCCTCGGCGGGCGCGAGCGTCGGATACTTCCCGTCGACGACCCGGAGGCCGTCCAGCACCGCCGGCCCGACGAACACGAACGAGTCGAGCACCTCCCGGACCCGCTCGGGGTTCGTCAGCGTCCCGTACACGAACACGTCCATACCGAGTTCACGTCGGGCCGGAGGAAGGCGTTTTCCCCCGTCGACCGCGGCCGGTCGCGTCGGCGCCGGCCGTCCGGCTCACGCGGGGTCGGGCAGGGACACGTCGGCGATGACGGGCAGGTGATCGGACGGGTAGCAGCCGTCGCCGTACGTGTCCGAGCAGGTCCCGTGGTTGATCACGTCCACGCCCGCCGAAACGAACACGTGGTCGATCTTCTTCTCGGGGACCAGGTCGTTGAAGTCGGTCATGCTGGTCTCCGGGCCGTGGTGAGGGTACCGCGAGATGTGATGCGTGTCGGTCAGCGAGCGTCGGTGGGTCGCGCCCGCGCCGTCGGTCAGGACGCGGTACGGCTCGCTCGACTCCCGACAGTTGAAGTCGCCCGAGACGACGACGGGGACCGACCCTGACAGCTTGTCGATGCAGTCGCGGAGCAGCCGGGCGCTCTCGACCCGGGCGCGTTCGCCCCGGTGATCGAAGTGGGTGTTGACGTGGAGGAACTCACCGCCGGTCCGCCGGTCGCGGAACCGCGCGTGGCGCACGAGCCGCGGCAGCGCGGCGTCCCAGCCGACGCTTCCCGACTCTCCGGGCGTCTCCGAGAGCCAGAAGGAGCCATCGTCCTCGGGGGCCAGTCGCTCGCGTCGGTAGCCGATGGGGACGTACTCGCCCGCGGTGCCGCCCTCGGGTCGGCCCGCGACGAGCCAGTCGAACGCCGGCAGCCGCTCCCGGAGGTCCTCCAGCTGGTCGTGGAGCGCCTCCTGCAGGCCGACGACGTGGGGACGGTGGAACCTGATCCCCGTGGCGATCGGGTCGCGCCGGTTCTCCCAGCCGTGTTCGCCGCCATCGATGTCGGCGTAGCGAACGTTGTAGCTCATCGCGCGCAACGGCGGCGCGGGCCGGTCGGTCACGCCGGCCACCTCCGGGCGGTCACGAGTACAGCTCCGCCGCGAAGCCGGCCTGGTGGTCCTCGACGAACGCGGCGATCTCCGTCAGGTCGGCCGCCGAGAGGTTCGGGTTGCCGTTCGTCCCGGCCCTGAACATCGAGAGCCGGCCGGTCAGGTAGCCGCGAACCCAGAGTTCCCCGGCCGTCGTCAGCCGGTCCTCGCTCTCGACGAGTTCCACGTCCGCCGACCCGTCCCGCATCCCCATCGCGATGCTCGCGGCCAGGTTCTCCGCGATCGCTTCGAGATACGCCCGCTCGTACGCTTCCATGTTTTCGGGCAGGCGCTCGCACGCCATGCCGTTGGTGACGGGGTGGCGGCCGCTTTCGGACACGCGTGGTTCCGGTTCCTTCCCCGCGCGACGTTCCCCATTCGGTAGCCTGAAACGGGGGCCGACGCAGGGACGTACATGAACACGGGCCGGCTGGTCGGGGTCTGGAAGCGGGTGCTCTCGCTGTCCTGGCCGGTCATGGCCGAACAGACGTTCCGCACGGCGATGCGGACGACCGACATCATCGTCACCGCGCAGTTCTCTCCGGCAGCCGTCGTCGCCATCGGCCTCGCGGACCTCTACGCCCGCTTCCCGCTCCGCATCGGCCTCGGCCTCGGCGGCGGCGCCATCGCGCTCTCCAGCCAAGACACCGGCGCGGCCGCGACCGGGAACCGGGACGAGGCGATCACGCAGGCGGTCCTGCTCGGACTCGTGCTGGGAATCCCGTTCGTCCTCCTCGGGTTCTTCTTCGGCGAGACCGTCATCGGGCTGCTCGGCGCGGACGCGGACACGGCCGCGCTCGGCGGGCAGTACCTGGCGATCGTCTTCGCCACCGCGCCCGCGCGCCACGTCTCGCTCATCGCCGCGCGCTCGCTCCAGGGCACCGGCGACACGCGCACGCCGATGTACGTCAACGTCGTCGCCAACGGGTTCAACATCGTCGGCTCGGTCGCGCTGGGGCTCGGCTTCGCGCCGCTGGGCATCCCGCGGCTCGACGTCGTCGGCGTCGGCGTCGCCACCGCGGCCGCGAACGTGTTCACGGCGAGCATGCTGCTGGCGGCGATGGCGACCGACTGGTCCGACGCGAGCCTCGTGCGCCCCCGGGACCCGGTCATCGCCAGCCAGCTCGTCCGCGTCTCCGCCCCGCGAATCGTCGAGGGGTTCGCGGCGGCGCTCGCGGAGTTCCCGTTCAACGCGCTCCTGCTGTCGTTCGGGACGAACGTGAACGCCGGCTTCCAGATCGGTCGGCGGATGTACCAGCAGGTGACCGGCCCGCTCTCGCGGGGCTACCACGTCGCCGCGAGCGTCGTCGTCGGGCAGGCGCTCGGCGACGGCGACGACGAGGGCGCACGATACGACGGCTACGCGGTGACGGCGCTCGCGCTCGCGACCATCGGCGTCATCGGCCTGGGGCTCGTCGCGCTCGCGCCGCAGTTCGTCCGGGTGTTCACCGACCAGCCGGAGACGGTTCCCTACGCCGTCGCCTTCGCGCGCGTCTACGGCGCGACCGCCGCGTTCCTGGCGACGTTCAGCGTGCTCTCGGGGGCGCTCCAGGGCGCGAGCGAGACGCGGGTTCCCCTGATCGCCCGTCTCGTCGGCGTGTTCGGCTTCCTGCTGGGCTTTTCCTTCCTCGCGGGAGTCACGCTCGGGTACGCCGAGGTCGGCGCCTACTGGGGCGTCGGCCTCCAGTACGTCGCGATGGCGGTGCTGGTGTTCGTCGGGTTCCGCTACACGAACTGGGCCGAGCGCGCCGCGGGGATGATGGCCGAACGCGGGACCGGCGACGGCGAGGTGACCGACGGGCCCTGACCGCCCAGGGGGACGGCCGCACGGGCGTGTGATGTTTCGGTAGCTACAAGTCCGACCGACGTCCCCGGCAGGTATGTCCCTCCGCTCCCGAGCGGCGGCCGGCCTCGACGCCGCGCTGCCCGACGGCTGGTACCCGGTCTGGCGGCGCGCGCTCGGGCTTGGAATCCCCGTCACCGCGCGCAACGGCGTCGGACAGCTCATGCGGACGACCGACGTCGTCATCTCGGCGGCGCTCTCGCCCGCTGCCGTCGTCGGCCTCGGCATCGCGGACCTGTTCGCCTCGCTCCCGTTCCGCGCGGCCGGCGGCGTCATCGGCGGGGCGGCGACGCTCACCAGCCAGGACACCGGCGCTGGCGCGACCGGGAACCGCGACGAGGCGTTCACGCAGGCCGCCATGCTCGCAGCCCTGCTCACGCTCCCGTTCGCGGTCGTCGGCGTCGGCTTCGGCGCGGAGGTGCTCCGGCTCGTCGGAGCCGACGCCGAGTCCGCACGCCGCGGGGCCGAGTACCTCCTGCTCGTCTCCCTCCCGATGCCGCTGGGCGCGTTCGCCGCGGTGTCGAGCGCGACGCTGGAGGCGACCGGCGACACCCGCACGCCGACGTACGTCTCCGTGCCGGCGTCGGCTGGCAACGCCGCCGCCTCGCTCGTGTTCGGGCTCGGCCTGCTGGGCGCGCCCCGCCTCGGCATCGTCGGCATCGGCGCGGCCTCGCTCGTGGCCATGACGGCCCGCTCGCTCGTGCTGGTCGGCTACACCCACCTGCGCGGCCCGGTCGACTTCGTCGCGCCGCGTGACCTCACGATCGCCCGACAGCTCGTCACGATCGCGGCCCCACAGAGCGCCGCTGGCCTCGTCACCGCGGTCGCGGTCTTCCCGTTCAACACGCTCGTGCTCCAGTTCGGGACCGCCGCGAACGCGGGCTACCAGCTCGCCTGGCGGGTGTACACGCAGGTGCTCGGTCCGATCGGCAGCGGCGTCGGCCGCGGCGCGAGCATCGTCGTCGGCCAGCGGCTCGGCGAGCAGGCCGCCACGGCTGCGGAAGCGGACGGCACGGCGTCGGATCGTGCCGACGGCGACGACGCGGCGACGTCGGCGAGCCGAGCGGCGACGGCGCTGGTCGTGCTCGGCGGCGCGATCGCGCTCGTGTTCGGCGGCGGCGTGGCGCTCGCGGCGGCGCCCATCGCGCGACTGCTCGCGGCGGAGCCGGCCGTCGCCTCGGCGGCGGTCCCGTTCGTCACGGTGCTGGGGCTCGCGGGCGTGCTCGGCATCACGAACGTCGTCGCCTCGGCGTCGCTGGACGCCGGCGGCGAGACGCGGATCCCGCTGGCCTCGCGGGTGGTCGGGATGTTCGGCGGCTACGTCGGCGTCTCGTGGGGGCTCTACGAGTTCGCGGGCTGGGGAATCGAGGCGGCCTACGTCGGCCAGTTCGTCTGTTACGTCCTCATGCTCGCGGTGACCGCGTGGGGGCTCGTCCGGACGGACTGGGTCGGGCGGGCGACGCGGCTGCTCGACGAGCGCGGGAGCGTCGGCTCGGACGGGTGATCGGTCGAAAGAAGTTCGGATCGGGCCTGCGGGTCGATGCCGCCCGGTTCAGCGACGGCCCAGGAGTTCGCGGCCGAGCAGGCCGACGGCGATGCCGGCGACGAACGCGCGGCCGGCGTCACGGCGGCGACGGGCGGCGTACTCCTCGGGGAAGCTCTCCGCCAGGATGTCGAACAGGCGGTCCCCCATCTCGTGTCGGAGCTGCTCGCCGCGCTGGCCGGCCTCGGAGCGGGCCTTCGCGCGGACTCGGTCGGCGTACTCACGGCGCTGCTCGGGAGGTATTGTGAACTCCATACGCACACATCGACCGCAAAACGGATAACCCCGTCGGCAGCAGTGTTAGCACGTCCACTACCGGAAAACGAACGATACTGAACTGGTAACAGCCTCCGTCTTCGTGCGGCTTACCGCTCGTCGATCGGGACCCAGTCGGCGTCCTCCTCGCCGACGTACCGGGCGCGGGGCCGGATGAGCCGGTTGTCCTCGTACTGTTCGAGCACGTGGGCGATCCAGCCGCCGACGCGGCTGACCGCGAAGATCGGGGTGTACACGTCGATGGGGATGCCCATCTGGTAGTACGTCGACGCCGAGTAGAAGTCGACGTTGGGCGCGATCCCCTTCTCCTCCATCATGTACGCCTCGATGGCCGTGGACATCTCGTACCACTTCGTGTCGCCGGCGGCCTCGCCCAGTTCCTCCGAGCGCTCGCTGAGGATCCTCGCCCGCGGGTCCTTCACGTCGTAGACGCGGTGGCCGAAGCCGGCGACGCGGCGACCTTCATCGAGGGCCTCCTCGACCCAGTCGACCGGGTCCTGGCCGGCCTCGTCGACCTCCTTCAGCATCCGCATCACGTTGGCGTTCGCGCCGCCGTGGAGGCTCCCCGAGAGGGTGCCGACCGCGGAGGTGACCGCCGAGTGCAGGTCCGCGAGCGTCGAGGAGGTCACCATCGCGGAGAACGTCGAGGCGTTCAGGCCGTGGTCGGCGTGCAGCACGAGCGCCTGATCGAACACGTCCGCGAGCACGTCGTCGGGCTCCTCGTCGTTCAGCATGTAGAGGAAGTTCGCGGCGTGGTCGAGGTCCTCGCGCGGCTCGACGGGCTCGTCGCCGTTCCGGATGCGGGCGAACGCGGCGAGCGCGGTCGGCATCTTCGCCGTGATCCGTCGGCCCTTGCGGGCGTTCGCCTCGCGTTCGGTCGGGTCGGCGTCCACGTCGGAGTCGTGGGCCGACAGCGAGGAGGTGACGGTCCGCAGCGCGGCCATCGGCTCCTCGTCCGCCTCGGCGAGCTGGCGGACCGTCGCCAGCGTGTCCGCGGAGATGCCGCGCTCGGCGGCCATCGCGTCGGAGAACTCGGCCAGTTCGTCGGCCGTCGGCAGTTCGCCGTGCCAGAGGAGATAGAGCGTCTCCTCGAAGGAGGCGTGCTCGGCCAGGTCCTCGATGGCGTACCCCCGGTAGACGAGTTTCCCCTCGCCCCCGTCGATGAAGCTCAGACCGGACTCGGCGACCAGCACGCCCTCCAGTCCTCGCTTGAGTTCGTCGGACATGCTTCGAGGTTCCGAGTGGCGGCCGAAAAGCGTTATCTTTCAGGAGGGTTTCCTCCCCGAACGATCCCGCGGGTTCGCTGTAACGGGAGCGGTCGTGGTCCCGGTTGCGGGGGAGCCGATTACGCGGTCGTCTCCGAGCGTCCGTCGCCGAAGCCGTGCGCGTCCTCGCGGGCCGACAGCAGCTCCTGGTAGCGGTTCCGGATGGTGACCTCGCTCATGTCCGTGACCTCGCTGACCCGCTTCTGGGTCAGGTCGGCGTTCGTGAGCAGGCCGGCCGCGTAGATTGCCGCGGCGGCGAGCCCGACGGGCGACTTGCCCGAGTGGACGTTCGCCCGCTTTGCCGTCTCCAGCAGTTCGCGCGCCTCGCGCTCCGTCTCGTCGCTCACGCCCAGGTCCGAGGCGAACCGCGGGAGGTACTCGGCCGGGTCCGCCGGCTCGATCTCCAGGCTGAGCTCCCGGACCGTGTAGCGGTAGGCGCGCTCGAACGTCTCCTCGTCGACCCGCGAGACGCGCGCCACCTCGTCGATCGAGCGCGGGACGTTCGCCATCCGCGCCGCGGCGTGGAGGCTGGCCGTGGCGATCCCCTCGATCGAGCGCCCGGGCAGCATGTCCTTCTCCAGCGCCTGCCGGTAGATGACCGACGCCGTCTCGCGGACGTTCTCGGGCAGGCCGAGCGCGCTGGCCATCCGCTCGATCTCGCCCAGCGCCTGCTTGAGGTTCCGCTCCTGGTGGTCCGTGGTCCGGAACCGCTCGTTCCACGTGCGGAGCCGCGACATGCGGCGGCGCTGGTTGTTCGAGAGCTGGTTGCCGTATGCGTCCTTGTCCTGCCAGCCGATGTTCGTCGAGAGCCCCTTGTCGTGCATCATGTTCGTCGTCGGGGCACCCACGCGGCTCTTCTCGTCCTTCTCGGCCGAGTCGAACGCACGCCACTCGGGCCCGCGGTCGATCTCGTCCTCCTCGACCACCAGCCCACAGTCTCGACACACGGTCTCGCCCCGCGCCTCGTCGACCTCGAGGTTGCCGCCGCACTCGGGACACGCGTGCTGCTCTTCGTGGGTCGACGTTCGCTCGTCGTCCGTGGTTTCCACGTCGTCGGTGCTGTACTCCGTCTCGCTGTGCTGGAACTGTCGTACGTTGCTCATTGGGAGGGTGGGAGGCCTGGCGTTCACCGGCACGCCCGGGTAGGTACTTCACTTCGAGTTAGCGGGCCAAAGCTTAAAAACCTTTCGCGAAATCCGCGTGGACGATTCTCACGGTACACGACCGTAGCCCCCGGAGAACCGGATTTTCGATCGTGATACTGATCGCCGTCCTGGGTTCGGCGATCGTCGGGCGAGGAGTGCCGACGCCGTGGGGGGCGTGCCCGCCGGCGACCGCCGGTCATCGGGAGGGCGGTTCGGGGCGCTCGGCGAGCGTCACGGTCACCTCCGTCCGCTCGCCGTCGCGGATCACCGTCAGCGTGACCGTGTCCCCCGGTCGGGCTTCGGTCAGGAGGTACTGGGAGAGGTCCTCCGTCGAGTCGACAGCCCGGCCGTCGATGCCGACGACGACATCGCCCCCGACCGGCACCCTCGTGCCGTCGACGACGGCGAACCCGGTCGTCCCCCGGAGAGTGCCCGCCGCGGGCCCGCCCTGGGCGGTCTCGTGGACGTACACGCCGTCGGTCGCGTTCAGCCCGGTCGCGCTCACGAGCCCCGGCGTCACGGGCGCGGTCGTCACGCCGAGGTAGGCGTGATCGTACTCGCCCGTCCGGACGAGGGCGGGGACGACCTGCTCGACGAGCGTCGCGGAGACCGCGAAGCCGATGTTGTCGGCCCGTGCCGCGGGAATCCCGGCGGTGTTGACGCCGACGACGGTGCCGTCACAGGTCACGAGCGGCCCGCCGCTGTTGCCGGGGTTGATCGGCGCGTCGGTCTGGATGACGTTCGGGACGGCCCCGGCCCGCGTCGTCGGGAGCGTCCGGTTGACGCCGCTCACGATGCCGTGGGTGATCGACTCGTCGAGTCCGAGCGGGTTGCCGATCGCGGCGACCTTGCGGCCCGGGTCCGGCGGCGACGACGCCACCGGAAGCGCCCGCGCGGAGTCGGGCGTCCGGGTCACGCGAACCACCGCGAGGTCAGCAAGCCGGTCGCGGCCGACGACCTCGCCGCGTCGCGACTCCTCGGTCGCGAACTGGACGATGACCGAACTCGCGTCGCCGACGACG
Protein-coding regions in this window:
- the citZ gene encoding citrate synthase, with the translated sequence MSDELKRGLEGVLVAESGLSFIDGGEGKLVYRGYAIEDLAEHASFEETLYLLWHGELPTADELAEFSDAMAAERGISADTLATVRQLAEADEEPMAALRTVTSSLSAHDSDVDADPTEREANARKGRRITAKMPTALAAFARIRNGDEPVEPREDLDHAANFLYMLNDEEPDDVLADVFDQALVLHADHGLNASTFSAMVTSSTLADLHSAVTSAVGTLSGSLHGGANANVMRMLKEVDEAGQDPVDWVEEALDEGRRVAGFGHRVYDVKDPRARILSERSEELGEAAGDTKWYEMSTAIEAYMMEEKGIAPNVDFYSASTYYQMGIPIDVYTPIFAVSRVGGWIAHVLEQYEDNRLIRPRARYVGEEDADWVPIDER
- the ilvA gene encoding threonine ammonia-lyase, which produces MLSLADVLAARDRVNEVARTTPLEYSHTFSAATGATVHLKLETFQRTGSFKIRGARNRIGTLSAEERERGVVTASAGNHAQGVALAATRAGVPSTIVMPKYAPISKVSATRRYGSDVVLHGVDYSEAAARAHEIEAAEDRTYVHAFDDELVMAGQGTIGLEIAEQCPEADTVVVPIGGGGLVSGVATAVKGTLDDVRVVGVQAEGASATADSLRKGSRQELASVDTIADGIAVRATGEKTFPVIREHVDEVVTVSDEEIAVAVTKLLERSKTLVEGAGAVSLAAVLERAFEYEDDETIVPVLSGGNIDMNTLTTVVLRGLVEMGRYLKVRTELKDRPGALERLVEVIADANANIFAIRHDRTSRDIAVNAAEVEVDLEAHGDEHAAEIVASLEGHGYEVDVLA
- a CDS encoding MATE family efflux transporter, whose amino-acid sequence is MSLRSRAAAGLDAALPDGWYPVWRRALGLGIPVTARNGVGQLMRTTDVVISAALSPAAVVGLGIADLFASLPFRAAGGVIGGAATLTSQDTGAGATGNRDEAFTQAAMLAALLTLPFAVVGVGFGAEVLRLVGADAESARRGAEYLLLVSLPMPLGAFAAVSSATLEATGDTRTPTYVSVPASAGNAAASLVFGLGLLGAPRLGIVGIGAASLVAMTARSLVLVGYTHLRGPVDFVAPRDLTIARQLVTIAAPQSAAGLVTAVAVFPFNTLVLQFGTAANAGYQLAWRVYTQVLGPIGSGVGRGASIVVGQRLGEQAATAAEADGTASDRADGDDAATSASRAATALVVLGGAIALVFGGGVALAAAPIARLLAAEPAVASAAVPFVTVLGLAGVLGITNVVASASLDAGGETRIPLASRVVGMFGGYVGVSWGLYEFAGWGIEAAYVGQFVCYVLMLAVTAWGLVRTDWVGRATRLLDERGSVGSDG
- a CDS encoding transcription initiation factor IIB is translated as MSNVRQFQHSETEYSTDDVETTDDERTSTHEEQHACPECGGNLEVDEARGETVCRDCGLVVEEDEIDRGPEWRAFDSAEKDEKSRVGAPTTNMMHDKGLSTNIGWQDKDAYGNQLSNNQRRRMSRLRTWNERFRTTDHQERNLKQALGEIERMASALGLPENVRETASVIYRQALEKDMLPGRSIEGIATASLHAAARMANVPRSIDEVARVSRVDEETFERAYRYTVRELSLEIEPADPAEYLPRFASDLGVSDETEREARELLETAKRANVHSGKSPVGLAAAAIYAAGLLTNADLTQKRVSEVTDMSEVTIRNRYQELLSAREDAHGFGDGRSETTA
- a CDS encoding S1C family serine protease is translated as MRPSRVLLVTVLVLASAVVGVSGVASSAPPSSSSTPSTSSAAGSGPSAAGFGSSALPSAPRASASEPSTAPGLAQSNGRAGTATCDYAALYDGVITSVVGVRTNAGQGSGFVYRVSGTNDTSYVVTNAHVVGDASSVIVQFATEESRRGEVVGRDRLADLAVVRVTRTPDSARALPVASSPPDPGRKVAAIGNPLGLDESITHGIVSGVNRTLPTTRAGAVPNVIQTDAPINPGNSGGPLVTCDGTVVGVNTAGIPAARADNIGFAVSATLVEQVVPALVRTGEYDHAYLGVTTAPVTPGLVSATGLNATDGVYVHETAQGGPAAGTLRGTTGFAVVDGTRVPVGGDVVVGIDGRAVDSTEDLSQYLLTEARPGDTVTLTVIRDGERTEVTVTLAERPEPPSR
- a CDS encoding gamma-glutamylcyclotransferase family protein is translated as MDVFVYGTLTNPERVREVLDSFVFVGPAVLDGLRVVDGKYPTLAPAEGADSAGGRDGGATGRMDGPAVAGRLLRTDEVDALDAYERVEDGLYVRVSVPLVADGASVDGPADGAPAGGDREAAVYVGDPDRLDAAASWPGTGPFPERVRAAVADRPIRVTRPSVD
- a CDS encoding endonuclease/exonuclease/phosphatase family protein; translated protein: MTDRPAPPLRAMSYNVRYADIDGGEHGWENRRDPIATGIRFHRPHVVGLQEALHDQLEDLRERLPAFDWLVAGRPEGGTAGEYVPIGYRRERLAPEDDGSFWLSETPGESGSVGWDAALPRLVRHARFRDRRTGGEFLHVNTHFDHRGERARVESARLLRDCIDKLSGSVPVVVSGDFNCRESSEPYRVLTDGAGATHRRSLTDTHHISRYPHHGPETSMTDFNDLVPEKKIDHVFVSAGVDVINHGTCSDTYGDGCYPSDHLPVIADVSLPDPA
- a CDS encoding MATE family efflux transporter — translated: MNTGRLVGVWKRVLSLSWPVMAEQTFRTAMRTTDIIVTAQFSPAAVVAIGLADLYARFPLRIGLGLGGGAIALSSQDTGAAATGNRDEAITQAVLLGLVLGIPFVLLGFFFGETVIGLLGADADTAALGGQYLAIVFATAPARHVSLIAARSLQGTGDTRTPMYVNVVANGFNIVGSVALGLGFAPLGIPRLDVVGVGVATAAANVFTASMLLAAMATDWSDASLVRPRDPVIASQLVRVSAPRIVEGFAAALAEFPFNALLLSFGTNVNAGFQIGRRMYQQVTGPLSRGYHVAASVVVGQALGDGDDEGARYDGYAVTALALATIGVIGLGLVALAPQFVRVFTDQPETVPYAVAFARVYGATAAFLATFSVLSGALQGASETRVPLIARLVGVFGFLLGFSFLAGVTLGYAEVGAYWGVGLQYVAMAVLVFVGFRYTNWAERAAGMMAERGTGDGEVTDGP